Proteins found in one Amphiura filiformis chromosome 14, Afil_fr2py, whole genome shotgun sequence genomic segment:
- the LOC140170542 gene encoding uncharacterized protein produces MPKRRPKRQWDLLNDPVCKYCKRRFINSIPRYLSHLRHHKLTITPYWYSNPHLPPKARCATLPWRNHKSDLGTTVTCAKKHKPRDDKTQMQATMRTKNQHQNIHREKPYKCSHCNKSFSQMGSKNRHEKIHRGEKPYKCSYCNKSFSDISNKKQHEKIHTGEKPHKCSYCNKSFSQMGDKKRHEKIHRGEKPHKCSYCNKSFSRTDKKNQHEKIHRGDKPYKCSYCNKSFSQMGNKNKHEMIHRGEKPYKCSYCKKSFSQMSDKNRHENIHRGEKPYKCSYCNKSFSRMGDKNQHEKLHRGDKPYKCSYCNKSFSQMGNKNQHEKIHKGEKPHKCSYCNKSFSQMGKKNQHEKVHRGEKPYKCSYSIPRPPSDQQMCFNAKK; encoded by the exons ATGCCAAAGCGACGACCAAAACGTCAGTGGGATTTGCTGAATGACCCTGTTTGCAAGTATTGTAAGAGGAGGTTCATCAACAGCATCCCCCGGTATTTATCTCATCTTCGTCATCATAAGTTGACAATAACACCATACTGGTATAGCAATCCTCATTTACCACCCAAAGCAAGATGTGCTACTCTCCCGTGGAGGAATCATAAGTCAGATCTGGGGACAACTGTAACTTGTGCTAAGAAACATAAACCAAGAGATGACAAAACTCAAATGCAAGCAACAATGAGGACCAAGAATCAACATCAAAATATACATAGagaaaaaccttataaatgtagccaCTGTAATAAGTCATTCAGTCAAATGGGCagcaagaatcgacatgaaaagatacatagaggagaaaaaccttacaaatgtagctactgtaataaGTCATTCAGTGACATAAGCaacaagaagcaacatgaaaagatacatacaggagaaaaaccacataaatgtagctactgtaataaGTCCTTCAGTCAAATGGGTGACAAGAAGcgacatgaaaagatacatagaggagaaaaaccacataaatgtagctactgtaataaGTCCTTCAGTAGAACGGACAagaaaaatcaacatgaaaagatacaCAGAGGAgataaaccttataaatgtagctactgtaataaGTCCTTCAGTCAAATGGGTAATAAGAAtaaacatgaaatgatacatagaggagaaaaaccttataaatgtagctactgtaagaAGTCATTCAGTCAAATGAGtgacaagaatcgacatgaaaatatacatagaggagaaaaaccttataaatgtagctactgtaataaGTCCTTCAGTAGAATGGGTGacaagaatcaacatgaaaagttACATAGAGGAGACAAACCttacaaatgtagctactgtaacaagtccTTCAGTCAAATGGGCAacaagaatcaacatgaaaagatacataaaggtgaaaaacctcataaatgtagctactgtaacaagtccTTCAGTCAAATGGGCAaaaagaatcaacatgaaaaggtgcatagaggagaaaaaccttataaatgtagctact ccataccaagaccaccaagtgatcagcaGATGTGCTTCAATGCTAAGAAATAG
- the LOC140170544 gene encoding uncharacterized protein — protein sequence MTCLCNCMQKVVNSNKKSIVWIGGDLNLPDIEWSSLTIVGHQYTQAINNNMITTMTESGLDQIVTFPTRLDNTLDLFLTNRPSCVNKCLPIPGISDHEIVFVDTDIKPKRRKPVRRKIYLWNKADMDIIHHEGNKMMEEFVEKYDTSSSVSDMWDTIETKLSQILDLVPSKLTSNRFNQPWVTRKIKQLSRRKQRAYNKARSCRRKHKHRLWARYSDIKKKMQKACKAAYNSYINNIICPDLNANPKRFWSHVSSKRCDNNGVAPLRGPLGATYTGSKDKANILNDQFCSVLTKNEDTSGIPDLGPSPFPPIQQIEVSTNGVIKLLKKINPHKATGPDNIPARLLKELADSLGPMLAILYQASLDSGILPDVWKSAIVAPVFKKGDRNKPANYRPIPSPPSVVNSSSMSYIAQ from the coding sequence ATGACCTGCCTATGTAACTGTATGCAGAAAGTTGTCAATAGCAACAAAAAATCTATAGTGTGGATAGGAGGAGATCTGAACTTGCCTGACATTGAGTGGTCTAGTTTAACTATTGTAGGACACCAGTATACACAAGCAATTAACAACAACATGATTACTACAATGACGGAGTCTGGCCTTGACCAAATTGTTACCTTTCCCACCAGACTGGACAACACTTTGGATCTCTTCCTGACAAATCGCCCATCGTGTGTCAACAAGTGCCTACCAATCCCAGGAATAAGTGATCACGAGATTGTTTTTGTTGACACAGATATTAAACCCAAGCGCCGCAAACCTGTGCGGAGGAAGATTTATTTATGGAACAAGGCAGACATGGATATAATTCATCATGAAGGTAACAAGATGATGGAGGAGTTTGTTGAAAAATATGACACTTCATCCTCTGTTAGCGACATGTGGGACACCATAGAAACCAAGTTGTCTCAAATACTGGATCTTGTTCCTTCAAAACTCACTTCAAATCGCTTCAACCAACCCTGGGTCACTCGCAAAATCAAACAGCTCAGCAGGCGTAAACAACGTGCCTACAACAAAGCCCGCTCCTGTCGCCGTAAACACAAACATCGCCTTTGGGCCAGATACAGTGACATAAAGAAGAAAATGCAAAAAGCATGCAAGGCGGCGTACAATAGCTACATAAACAACATCATCTGTCCAGACCTCAATGCAAACCCAAAGCGTTTTTGGAGTCATGTCTCAAGCAAGCGATGCGACAACAATGGTGTTGCTCCTCTCCGTGGTCCGTTGGGTGCAACATATACAGGTAGCAAAGATAAGGCCAACATCCTTAACGACCAGTTTTGCTCTGTCTTGACCAAGAATGAAGATACTTCAGGCATTCCAGACCTTGGACCTAGCCCATTTCCACCAATCCAACAGATTGAGGTGTCAACTAATGGTGTCATCAAGTTGTTGAAAAAGATCAACCCTCATAAAGCCACCGGTCCAGACAACATCCCAGCCCGTCTCTTAAAAGAACTCGCTGATAGCCTCGGACCCATGCTTGCCATTCTGTACCAGGCCTCTTTGGATAGTGGTATTCTCCCTGATGTGTGGAAGTCGGCCATCGTCGCACCAGTCTTCAAAAAGGGTGACCGGAACAAACCAGCCAATTATAGACCTATTCCCTCACCTCCATCTGTTGTAAACTCCTCGAGCATGTCGTACATAGCTCAGTGA
- the LOC140169614 gene encoding uncharacterized protein: MRAANKNKMAAIIFVLSLITICSSVPINNKDICPTGCRCSVLQEPSSAMTPAIFDQIECYHGYLMTLSPNSTLSESLPPVRHFHLNCATNDTIDGAVSLSDIPLAHPSILEKLSFTSCDITTKQEWPHFNLSSLIMLKSFEITHSNITSFELRVLFQSLPCDNLEIIRLSNNIGLDSLMANSGMDNRMMTTPEPVYQNPCSSYNITLLDLSSNGLTHLDWSIFPFVHVLKTINLENNSLSNPPSLKGFTEIKTIKLAQNNISDIQHDSFIDLPNLRSIDVSHNMISDPYMNLSGTPNVNIVDLSYNGIEYCTVEFFQELNAVEELYLSHNGMIAITNTTEDYTFAYCPQLRIVDLSFNLLVDIDYWVFQNLPNLHTIDLSNNRITYISQNLFYQVGSLQHLNLANNRFTNFLKFPYLVTDNSVVDVDMLGNPLDCDCNMDHAIHSIGYDESLYSNWPHHVDFANQRFLNHTLLFCNKTHGYGFDSVPRPISVAVLLESQIQNNTQFFLCDYACPSPCLCFGYLDALKEEITTACVQLNLTNIPTDVYNGTKVLEVLDNPIQLIPSHIFADLNCLITLSLRGNNITIIEYDAFLGLGNLTLLELSGNNLNEIKLSYFAHLKLLIQLELQYNHITHIDPESFAQLNYLYHLDLSYNNLAILPDPFLQTKYITYLALNNNYLETLPNIWIDISNVSYAFEIQNYRDQFTPELLLEYNLLTTVPQGLLDTSNLYPWVNVFLNNNQLTHLPKQLSKTKNRHLKAFTLKNNSLTTLTEGIFDNFQSDIFLDLQNNPWNCNCSLSWLPNFLAGNESQIRYRKVYCEVILGEAKHVPLLNLTHDQFCPPANPMDNGVVVISASSSMGCLLIVVIVGTIVVYHKRRYIRQRLRHYRIPGLAPIPPTKFEYKYDIFISYASQDRDFVLETLRPKFVEEKFKTYVFEINSIPGTNQLESIQEAIEGAHRIVIIITQNYINNEQCAEYEFNQALIQSMRERMDTLLIIQLENLDPEVVPINMREYMGKKNWIKYRERDNAFWDKVFEQLPKPRNDLKPDAMDIALQNLPLAGGPLGTYL, translated from the coding sequence ATGAGAGCAGCCAacaaaaacaagatggccgccatcatCTTTGTCCTATCCCTCATTACCATCTGCTCTTCGGTTCCTATAAACAACAAAGACATCTGTCCAACAGGATGCAGGTGCAGTGTCCTGCAGGAACCCTCTTCAGCAATGACTCCAGCCATCTTTGACCAGATtgagtgttaccatggttacctaatGACCCTTTCACCAAACTCAACATTATCTGAGTCTTTACCTCCTGTACGACACTTTCACTTGAATTGCGCAACCAACGACACCATCGATGGCGCTGTATCATTGTCAGATATTCCGCTTGCGCATCCATCCATCTTGGAAAAGCTGTCCTTCACATCCTGTGACATCACAACGAAGCAAGAATGGCCACATTTTAATTTGTCTTCCTTGATCATGCTGAAGTCATTTGAGATTACTCACAGCAACATTACTAGCTTTGAACTTCGGGTATTATTTCAAAGCTTACCATGTGATAATCTGGAAATCATTCGTCTCTCCAACAATATCGGTTTAGATTCATTGATGGCCAATTCAGGAATGGACAATCGAATGATGACAACACCAGAACCTGTCTACCAGAATCCCTGTTCCTCATATAACATCACCCTACTGGACCTCAGCAGTAATGGACTAACCCATCTTGATTGGTCAATTTTCCCTTTTGTCCACGTGCTCAAGACAATCAACTTGGAAAACAATAGTCTCTCAAATCCACCGTCATTAAAAGGATTTACGGAGATCAAAACGATCAAGCTAGCTCAAAACAACATATCCGACATTCAGCATGATTCCTTCATCGATCTTCCAAATTTGAGATCCATTGACGTATCCCATAATATGATCTCTGACCCCTACATGAACTTATCAGGAACACCAAACGTAAACATTGTTGACTTATCCTACAATGGTATAGAGTATTGTACAGTTGAGTTTTTCCAAGAACTCAATGCAGTTGAAGAGTTATACCTATCGCATAATGGTATGATAGCAATAACCAACACTACCGAGGACTATACCTTCGCCTACTGTCCACAACTTCGCATTGTAGATTTGTCGTTCAACTTACTCGTAGATATTGATTATTGggtttttcaaaatcttccaaatcTGCACACAATTGATCTTAGCAACAATCGGATCACATATATATCACAGAATTTGTTTTATCAAGTGGGGAGTCTCCAGCATCTGAACCTTGCAAACAACAGATTTACCAATTTTCTGAAGTTTCCGTATCTGGTCACAGATAATTCCGTCGTTGATGTGGACATGCTGGGAAATCCCCTTGACTGTGATTGCAACATGGATCATGCAATACATTCTATTGGATATGATGAAAGTTTGTATTCAAACTGGCCGCACCATGTAGATTTTGCAAATCAACGTTTCTTGAACCACACCTTGCTATTCTGTAATAAAACCCATGGTTATGGCTTTGATTCTGTTCCCAGACCCATATCTGTAGCAGTCCTACTTGAATCTCAAAttcaaaataacacacaatttttcTTGTGTGATTACGCTTGTCCATCTCCATGTTTGTGTTTTGGGTATCTAGATGCATTAAAAGAGGAGATCACCACTGCTTGTGTACAGCTCAACTTAACTAACATCCCAACAGATGTGTATAATGGTACTAAGGTTCTTGAAGTGTTAGATAATCCTATACAGCTTATTCCATCTCACATTTTTGCAGATTTAAATTGTTTGATAACGCTTAGTCTCCGTGGGAACAACATCACAATAATAGAATATGATGCGTTTCTCGGATTAGGCAATTTAACATTACTGGAACTGTCTGGCaacaatttgaatgaaataaagttgtcatattttgcGCACCTAAAACTCCTCATTCAGCTTGAACTCCAATATAATCATATCACGCATATTGATCCGGAAAGTTTTGCGCAACTCAACTATCTATATCATCTGGATTTGTCTTATAACAACTTGGCTATCCTTCCCGATCCATTTCTgcaaacaaaatatataacaTACCTAGCACTGAACAATAACTATCTAGAAACACTGCCAAATATTTGGATAGATATTAGCAATGTCAGTTATGCCTTTGAGATTCAAAATTACAGAGACCAATTTACACCAGAACTATTACTTGAATACAACCTGCTGACCACCGTTCCTCAAGGACTACTTGATACCAGCAACCTATATCCATGGGTAAATGTATTCCTCAACAATAACCAACTCACCCATCTTCCAAAACAATTATCCAAAACTAAAAATAGACATCTAAAAGCATTTACTCTCAAAAACAACAGTCTGACAACATTAACGGAAGGAATATTTGATAACTTTCAATCCGATATATTTCTTGATTTGCAAAACAATCCATGGAACTGTAACTGCAGCTTATCATGGCTACCCAACTTTTTGGCTGGGAATGAATCGCAGATACGCTACCGCAAGGTATATTGTGAAGTGATACTCGGTGAAGCTAAGCATGTGCCGTTGCTGAACTTAACACATGACCAATTTTGTCCACCTGCTAATCCAATGGATAATGGAGTGGTTGTGATAAGCGCTAGCAGTAGCATGGGGTGTCTACTTATAGTGGTTATAGTTGGGAccattgtggtataccacaaacGACGGTATATCCGTCAACGTTTACGTCATTATCGTATTCCAGGATTGGCGCCAATTCCACCCACAAAATTTGAATATAAATACGATATTTTTATTTCTTATGCTTCACAAGACAGAGATTTTGTACTAGAAACACTGCGCCCAAAGTTTGTAGAGGAGAAGTTCAAAACGTATGTGTTTGAAATTAACAGTATACCCGGTACAAACCAGTTAGAAAGTATCCAGGAAGCGATTGAGGGCGCTCACCGAATCGTAATCATCATAACACAAAATTACATCAACAACGAGCAATGCGCAGAGTACGAATTCAATCAAGCATTGATACAATCAATGCGAGAGCGTATGGACACTTTACTCATTATTCAGTTAGAGAACCTTGACCCAGAAGTAGTTCCGATAAATATGAGAGAATACATGGGGAAGAAGAACTGGATCAAGTACAGGGAAAGGGACAATGCATTCTGGGATAAAGTTTTTGAGCAATTACCCAAACCACGGAATGATTTGAAACCTGATGCTATGGATATCGCTCTTCAGAATCTGCCACTTGCAGGTGGACCACTTGGAACTTATTTGTAA